Proteins co-encoded in one Nicotiana sylvestris chromosome 7, ASM39365v2, whole genome shotgun sequence genomic window:
- the LOC138872791 gene encoding uncharacterized protein, translated as MKAQALVDHLAENPVDDEYQHLSTYFSDEEVNSVDVISKDNNSWKMFFDGAMNAKGVGIGAILISPTGQHYPATTRLQFFCTNNTAEYEGYVMGMNMAINQDVEELLIMGDADLIIRQAQGEWETRDVKLIPYRQHVEDLIKRFKSIEFKYNPQFHNELADALATLASMLPYPGNVHIDPLEIQIRERHGYCSVVEIEPDIQPWYHDIKRFLKTKEYPEQASGEQKRTIRRLVNGFFLSGEVLYKRTPDLNLLRCVDTL; from the coding sequence ATGAAAGCTCAAGCTTTAGTGGATCACCTAGCTGAAAATCCcgttgatgatgaatatcagcatttgagtacttacttttcggacgaggaagtaaattcagttgacGTAATCTCAAAAGACAACAActcttggaaaatgttcttcgatggagctatgaatgcaaaaggtgtcgggattggggcaattttgatctcacccaccGGTCAGCACTATCCAGCCACAACCCGGCTTcagtttttctgcacaaacaacactgccgagtatgaagGCTACGTTATGGGCATGAACATGGCAATCAACCAagatgtggaagaattgttaatcatgggagatgcagacttgattatccgacaagctcagggagaatgggaaactcgggatgtcaagcttattccatacagGCAACATGTCGAAGATCTTATCAAGCGGTTCAAGTCCATCGAGTTCAAGTACAATCCtcagtttcacaatgagttagctgatgcactagctactttggcctcgatgttgccatatccaggaaatgtccacattgacccactagaaatccaaattcgagaaaggcatggttattgcAGTGTAGTTGAAATAGAGCCTgatattcagccatggtatcatgatatcaaaagattcttGAAAACAAAAGAGTATCCCGAGCAAGCTAGTGGAGaacaaaagagaaccattagaaggcttgTCAATGGCTTCTTCTTGAGTGGAGAGGTTctatacaaaaggactccagatctgaaccttctAAGATGTGTGGATACCCTATAG